CCCCGGCCGGGGTTCCGGGCGCGGTGGGCGGCGCGGAACGCGGCGTTCTGCGACCTGATGGTCCGTACCGGTCTCCGGCCTGCCGAGGAGTGCGCGCTGACGGTGTTCGAAGTGCCGTGGTGGGTGCTGGAGCCGGGTGCATATGTGAGGTTCTGGCTGCCGCAGGCGGTGGCGAAGGGCACCTCGGCACGGTGGAGTTATGTGCCGTCGGGGGTGGCGCGGGATGTGGACGACTATCGGCGGTTGGATCGTGCGGAGGTCATCGCCCAGGCGCAGGAGGCCGGGCGGTACGGGCGGTGGCGCAGGCCCTGGGTGGTGGAGGATCCGGGCAGGCCGTGGGCGCGCCGGGTCGGGTCGGCGTCCCGAGTGAAGGCGGAGCATCTCGGCGCGCGCGAGCGCCGGTTGCTGTTGGTCGAGGGTCCGGGTGGCGGTCATCGCGCGGCGGAAGGGGCTGCCGAGTTCCGGCACCTGATGCGGGTGGCCGTCTCCGTCCGCGAGGGCGTCATCTCCTCGGCGACGCTGCTCAAGCGCCTGCGCTCCGGCTCCCACAAGAACGCCACCTACACCGCGTTCCGTGAGGTCGGCCGTGTGATCCGCACCGTGCAGCTGCTGCGCTATCTGACGGACGCGCCGCTGCGCCGGCGGGTGACGGCGGCGACGAACAAGGTGGAGTCGTTCAACCGGTTCTCCCAGTGGGTCGGCTTCGGCAACCGGGGCGTCATCGCCGATAACGACCCCGTCGAGCAGGAGAAGGCGATGAAGTTCAACGCCCTGTTGACCAATGCGGTGATCTTCCATAACGCCCTGGACATCGCTGAGATCGTCCGCCAGCTGCTGGAGGAGGGATGGGAGATCGACCCCGAGGACCTGGCCCACATCTCCCCGTACCTGACCGAGCACATCAAACGGTTCGGCGAGTACTCCACCCACGAACTCGGCATCGAGCCGGAGGCGTACGACCCGAAACTCGACGTCGACTTCGCTCCCCTGCGCGAGCAGGATCTGACTACTGCCGGCTTCACCGAAGCGGCCTGAGCAGGGTCGGGGACTGGCGCGGTGGCTGATGCCCCGTTTCCAGTCCCCGCGGCTTCAAACCGTGCATGCAGTTCTCCCGCACACGGCTTTCCGGCATTGTTCTCACAAGGCGCCGAGCCGACGTGCTCGGTCACCATCCGCGGCGCGTCCAGGCCGGTGTCTTCAGCACCCCCACAACGTTCACTACCTGCGTGCGAAGGTCCTGCACACCCAGCACACGCTGCCGCTGGCCGATCTGACGGAACTCAATGCGGGCTGAGCTCGGGACTGGTCGCATGTGCTAACAATGGGAAGCATGTCTCCCCCATGACAGGAGCCTCCATGGACGACCAGCTGGCGCGTGTTCTCGACGACCTCTACCAGGAGGGGCGTGCGCACGACGGACCGCTGGCCGACCGGCTGCTGCGACTGCGCAACATGACCCCGGGCGCCGCCCAGCTGATCACGACGCTGATCCGTGCCCAACGCGCCACGTCGGTGCTGGAGATCGGCACGTCCAACGGTTACTCGGCGATCTGGTTCGCCTACGCGGTCCGCGACACCGGGGGTCGGCTGACGACGGTGGAGATCGACGAGACCCGGGTCGCGGCCGCACTGGC
This window of the Streptomyces niveus genome carries:
- a CDS encoding Tn3 family transposase encodes the protein MSRRTADEQRPATYARDTGGVRVQWLLPVSYRVWRDVGVRGFDAAGVPRPGFRARWAARNAAFCDLMVRTGLRPAEECALTVFEVPWWVLEPGAYVRFWLPQAVAKGTSARWSYVPSGVARDVDDYRRLDRAEVIAQAQEAGRYGRWRRPWVVEDPGRPWARRVGSASRVKAEHLGARERRLLLVEGPGGGHRAAEGAAEFRHLMRVAVSVREGVISSATLLKRLRSGSHKNATYTAFREVGRVIRTVQLLRYLTDAPLRRRVTAATNKVESFNRFSQWVGFGNRGVIADNDPVEQEKAMKFNALLTNAVIFHNALDIAEIVRQLLEEGWEIDPEDLAHISPYLTEHIKRFGEYSTHELGIEPEAYDPKLDVDFAPLREQDLTTAGFTEAA